In one bacterium genomic region, the following are encoded:
- a CDS encoding zinc ribbon domain-containing protein, with protein MATSASRGGIADRGAICARCSVRVQSSAAFCPNCGARFAYRCDRCGAVVPVRDRFCEACGRESMGPGAGIPAVEAAEWVALFRSLGWRELAIIDLFRQAASSGILYGVPTPVSDYLIAVPVNGRPGNPSRVVVNGVVRIDTRRREPSQSRARDMLARGPAAIRTDFGALLVTRKSIVLWTPDPSTIELWSMSDIREYEAQRQLLRFSDRLDNHIEIVVSSALSKGRAVLALADWMFGDDIVTRLTWKAQIDQRLHHDGELATALHLLIAAASIAT; from the coding sequence ATGGCAACATCGGCTTCTCGCGGCGGCATTGCCGATCGTGGCGCGATCTGTGCGCGATGTTCGGTTCGAGTCCAGAGCTCCGCTGCCTTCTGTCCCAATTGTGGCGCCCGTTTCGCATACCGCTGTGATCGTTGCGGGGCAGTCGTACCCGTGCGGGATCGTTTCTGCGAGGCTTGCGGTCGCGAATCGATGGGTCCGGGGGCGGGGATACCGGCGGTCGAAGCGGCAGAATGGGTAGCGCTGTTCCGCAGTTTGGGTTGGCGTGAGCTGGCGATCATCGACCTATTCCGCCAAGCTGCGAGTTCCGGGATCCTCTACGGCGTTCCCACTCCTGTCTCTGACTACCTGATCGCTGTGCCAGTCAACGGCCGACCCGGGAACCCATCCCGGGTGGTCGTGAACGGCGTGGTCCGAATCGATACCCGACGCCGGGAGCCGTCCCAGTCCCGAGCGCGCGACATGCTTGCGCGGGGTCCGGCGGCGATCAGGACCGACTTCGGCGCGCTGCTCGTCACCCGCAAGAGCATCGTGTTGTGGACCCCAGATCCGTCCACCATTGAGCTGTGGTCGATGTCCGATATCCGGGAGTACGAGGCTCAGCGCCAGTTGCTCCGCTTCTCGGATCGACTCGACAACCACATCGAGATCGTCGTGTCGTCCGCGCTTTCGAAAGGTCGCGCGGTGTTGGCCCTCGCCGACTGGATGTTCGGCGACGACATAGTCACCCGCCTCACTTGGAAGGCACAGATCGACCAACGCCTCCATCACGATGGAGAGCTCGCCACCGCCCTTCACCTTCTGATAGCAGCAGCATCAATTGCAACCTAG
- a CDS encoding SGNH/GDSL hydrolase family protein — MVVAVAVLVAETGIWAFAFGGPQIASTVGAVGTDGGVVGDADSARVEVPPGSVSAGTSIRIIVGGSGPQIEPEGIQLAGDVVTFETVSGALTGDVTVEVPFDPARVGGGPGEVDVFAVVYTDELGWIPALGEADWEDRVVRVRTDHFSTWQVLWSRATLPVGAELQPTPDEMSRQYVALGDSFSSGEGVEPFHLDSSIPLVDECHRSTSAYPELLASALDLSMVTRACSGATISNVSRGGKWREAAQVKWLSDDTQIVTVTVGGNDVPFEQVILTCLFSDCISPARSAWRRDIEANVEGVENRLEELLSKISSRAPNARVYIMGYPHMFPRRSERACLIEFNPNEREWFWRLTETLNDRISSASRRSGVIYVPPPDDFAGHEACGSQGSWFNGLIVSPDKYRYSLHPTGPGHEAMAEAFADATRSSLPASTPTTLPTATTTTLAETTTTISDLERCQSLCAGIECIANCWKLDPGGIGPIRVGMSLNEAIAASGFSDDTFGAVVNKPFGDACYDVETDLGFLLEMRYDRITAIYLAPQGYIDQETREGIRLRSTEEEVLAAYGDRLTIDIHPYVEGGLWLFADFGDQGMVFETNGAGLVTGIIAGESIGVEGCL; from the coding sequence ATGGTCGTAGCCGTTGCTGTCCTCGTGGCCGAGACGGGTATCTGGGCGTTCGCGTTCGGGGGTCCCCAGATTGCATCCACCGTTGGAGCCGTGGGCACGGATGGTGGTGTCGTTGGCGACGCCGATTCGGCGAGAGTAGAGGTACCTCCAGGATCGGTGTCGGCGGGCACCTCCATCAGGATCATTGTGGGCGGCTCAGGTCCCCAGATCGAGCCCGAAGGCATTCAGTTAGCCGGCGATGTCGTTACGTTCGAGACCGTCAGCGGAGCCTTGACCGGTGACGTGACTGTGGAGGTTCCGTTCGATCCAGCCAGAGTCGGCGGTGGGCCCGGTGAGGTGGATGTATTTGCTGTGGTCTATACCGACGAACTTGGATGGATTCCGGCACTCGGCGAAGCGGACTGGGAGGATCGAGTCGTCCGTGTGAGAACCGATCACTTCTCAACATGGCAGGTGTTGTGGTCTCGAGCCACTCTCCCGGTGGGAGCGGAGCTCCAACCCACCCCAGACGAGATGTCCCGCCAATACGTAGCACTCGGTGATTCGTTCTCCTCCGGTGAGGGCGTGGAACCCTTCCACCTCGACTCGAGCATCCCGCTGGTCGACGAGTGTCATAGGTCCACGAGTGCGTACCCCGAACTGCTGGCATCCGCGCTCGACCTCTCGATGGTGACCCGCGCCTGTAGTGGTGCAACGATTTCAAACGTGTCCCGCGGGGGCAAATGGCGAGAGGCCGCACAGGTCAAGTGGCTCTCCGATGACACCCAGATTGTGACTGTGACAGTCGGGGGTAATGACGTACCGTTCGAACAAGTCATCCTCACGTGCCTCTTCTCAGACTGCATCAGTCCGGCGCGATCGGCATGGCGAAGAGACATCGAGGCGAACGTCGAAGGTGTGGAGAATCGCCTGGAGGAGCTGCTGTCGAAAATCAGCAGTAGAGCACCCAACGCCAGGGTGTACATCATGGGCTACCCGCACATGTTCCCGAGGCGATCCGAGCGAGCCTGTCTCATCGAGTTCAATCCCAACGAACGGGAGTGGTTCTGGCGGTTGACGGAGACCCTGAACGACAGGATCTCCTCCGCTTCTCGCCGATCGGGAGTGATCTACGTCCCGCCCCCTGACGACTTCGCTGGTCATGAGGCCTGCGGGTCACAGGGAAGCTGGTTCAACGGGCTGATCGTCAGTCCCGACAAGTATCGCTATTCGCTGCATCCCACGGGTCCGGGTCATGAGGCCATGGCTGAAGCTTTCGCTGATGCCACAAGGAGCAGCCTGCCAGCATCCACACCGACGACGCTTCCCACGGCAACGACGACCACCTTGGCGGAGACCACCACCACGATCTCCGATCTGGAGCGGTGTCAGAGCCTCTGCGCAGGCATTGAGTGCATCGCGAACTGCTGGAAACTCGATCCCGGAGGGATCGGTCCCATCCGGGTTGGGATGTCACTCAATGAGGCAATCGCCGCATCGGGCTTCAGTGACGACACCTTCGGCGCTGTGGTCAACAAGCCCTTCGGTGACGCCTGCTATGACGTGGAGACCGACCTCGGATTCCTCCTAGAGATGCGTTACGACCGGATTACAGCGATCTACCTGGCTCCGCAGGGGTACATCGACCAGGAGACCCGAGAGGGAATCCGCTTGCGGAGTACCGAGGAGGAGGTCCTGGCCGCGTACGGGGACCGCCTCACCATCGACATCCACCCCTACGTGGAAGGCGGGTTGTGGCTCTTCGCCGACTTCGGGGACCAGGGCATGGTCTTCGAGACCAATGGTGCCGGGCTCGTGACCGGCATCATCGCCGGCGAATCCATAGGGGTAGAAGGGTGTCTCTGA
- a CDS encoding tubulin-like doman-containing protein, translated as MRIYNPILYVGLGGTGLHLGSILERRFREELCGPDGTALTDKGLQGLRPFELPEAVQFVYADYDQEDINRVLRRLSPTDKNISVITDLAPAKEASYSECAASLRASVPSAIKSWIPPGDIPVAPLTKGAGQFPTAGRAALWQTLVRYGGYNSIASAIEGAVVRQASGTARGQLHQLAQNPPPSTYDVYVGFSVAGGTGCGVFYDFLYYISHVYETTLQGATVRIYPLVMLPSIIPGVDADDLRLLRLNGARALIDLFSLVDNNNSGLDENRQHLQLAYHDGNTLSTMWMKPATIPTAFVFSLPAGVDSEDMYDSVSSLVVALSGTEAVQQADDNNTAAAQTSFASRFINEGIKRDYPAQSGIGRRGVSSSVVASLEVPHDKIVSIIGDHLLARAVAQLKAPGIDEDNRGLISRFVDATTLRELRSRSADGIQNVIERTGAAAISEELNDRADVIVEQLQKADEDVRIRVGDVAAFWYRDGLVGVMSEGVDPFRAQRVVSGHTGLKGASKGGLDGWLNWSMRSISSEADFVASTPPIPYNLRDRFFGLLKLKPGHHSVQAAILDQNDWFDWSVKNLWSNHWQAHQPNWQQTVRSLEHELGQLCVALTRVETDDANQFSRGAKLYENRRLVRYRLPRGNPETGLYEFYNKTVERIREVRQLGTVNEAKIFESVIADAIGGQSGWRPVLKSLFDDSAEAAVSYLQDKVRSAVRAALQDPARGPMLPSLQADLKAAIKGEPPEELMADLGELVTKAIIPGGPGGPGRLRMLVSYPADAQSDTIEGFLKANIPEIKDAELAPNQSEMLSVVMHRTQLGLDEVREIRLLIGLWTQAAIRPLEFDKLYWRQRLGYAQRSLQITPAPRAFILNRILLALWSGLVECLPDVENPTTLRIRPHLELREQVRAIELGLHSYDQASGWASVVDAYETFVMTASDLDRDICSSIITGTDPQWIASRTFVEPSEDFVRFLDVAKLQPSILRGILNKLEEDRQDMASHYLSFWTDLYPTTLKHRFEATNGYRNLADLLAVYEQQT; from the coding sequence ATGCGCATCTACAACCCGATTCTGTACGTCGGTCTTGGAGGAACGGGGTTACACCTCGGTTCCATCCTCGAGCGCCGGTTCCGTGAGGAACTCTGCGGACCTGACGGCACCGCTCTCACCGACAAGGGCCTCCAGGGACTCCGGCCCTTCGAATTGCCAGAGGCTGTCCAATTCGTGTACGCCGACTACGACCAAGAGGACATCAACAGGGTCCTGCGGCGCCTCAGTCCCACGGACAAGAACATATCGGTCATCACCGATCTCGCTCCCGCCAAGGAGGCCTCCTACTCCGAGTGCGCCGCCAGTCTGCGTGCCAGCGTCCCCAGTGCCATCAAGAGCTGGATCCCCCCAGGCGACATTCCCGTCGCCCCTCTCACCAAAGGTGCCGGTCAATTCCCCACGGCGGGCCGCGCCGCTCTGTGGCAAACACTCGTCAGGTACGGCGGCTACAACTCGATCGCATCGGCCATCGAGGGGGCCGTCGTTCGGCAGGCGAGCGGAACTGCTCGCGGCCAACTGCATCAACTCGCACAGAACCCACCCCCATCCACCTACGACGTGTACGTGGGGTTCTCCGTCGCGGGGGGAACCGGCTGCGGGGTCTTTTACGACTTCTTGTACTACATCTCCCACGTCTACGAAACGACCCTGCAGGGGGCGACGGTACGAATCTATCCCCTCGTCATGCTTCCATCGATCATCCCAGGTGTGGACGCCGATGACTTGAGGCTGCTGAGGCTGAACGGCGCCCGCGCGCTTATCGACCTGTTCTCCCTCGTTGACAACAACAACAGCGGTCTCGACGAGAACCGACAGCACCTCCAGTTGGCCTACCACGATGGCAATACGTTGTCGACAATGTGGATGAAGCCGGCGACCATCCCAACAGCGTTCGTGTTCTCGCTTCCGGCCGGAGTTGATTCCGAAGACATGTACGACTCGGTCTCGTCACTCGTCGTGGCACTCTCGGGGACCGAAGCAGTGCAGCAGGCCGACGACAACAACACGGCGGCCGCCCAGACGTCATTTGCCAGCCGATTCATCAATGAGGGTATCAAGCGGGATTACCCTGCCCAGAGCGGGATCGGCCGCCGAGGCGTGTCCTCGAGCGTGGTGGCTTCACTCGAGGTACCGCACGACAAGATCGTCTCGATCATCGGTGATCACCTTCTAGCAAGGGCGGTCGCTCAACTGAAGGCCCCCGGGATCGATGAGGACAATAGAGGACTGATCTCACGGTTTGTCGACGCAACCACGCTGAGAGAACTCCGCTCCAGGAGCGCGGACGGCATCCAGAACGTGATTGAGAGAACCGGTGCGGCAGCTATTAGCGAGGAACTCAACGACCGTGCGGATGTCATCGTCGAGCAACTGCAGAAGGCCGATGAGGACGTTCGGATCCGCGTAGGGGATGTGGCGGCGTTTTGGTACCGCGATGGTTTGGTGGGTGTCATGTCGGAGGGGGTGGACCCGTTCCGAGCCCAGAGGGTTGTCTCAGGACACACAGGGCTCAAGGGCGCCAGCAAGGGGGGGCTGGACGGTTGGCTCAACTGGTCAATGCGCTCGATCTCCTCCGAGGCCGATTTCGTGGCCTCAACACCGCCGATTCCCTACAACCTCCGGGATCGGTTCTTCGGGTTGCTCAAACTCAAGCCAGGACACCACAGCGTTCAAGCCGCGATCTTGGACCAGAACGATTGGTTCGATTGGAGCGTCAAGAATCTCTGGTCGAACCACTGGCAAGCACATCAACCCAACTGGCAGCAGACCGTTCGTAGCCTTGAGCACGAGCTCGGCCAGCTCTGTGTCGCCCTCACCAGAGTGGAGACTGACGATGCCAACCAGTTCAGCCGGGGCGCCAAACTGTATGAAAACAGGCGCCTTGTCCGGTACCGGCTCCCGAGGGGAAACCCCGAGACCGGTCTGTATGAGTTCTACAACAAGACCGTCGAGAGAATCCGCGAGGTTCGACAGCTTGGGACCGTCAACGAGGCCAAGATCTTCGAGAGCGTCATCGCTGATGCCATCGGCGGCCAAAGCGGCTGGCGGCCCGTACTCAAGTCTCTCTTCGATGACTCTGCTGAGGCGGCCGTGTCCTACCTGCAGGACAAGGTCCGTTCGGCAGTCCGAGCAGCGCTCCAGGATCCGGCACGCGGGCCAATGCTCCCGTCCCTGCAAGCCGACCTCAAGGCCGCCATCAAGGGCGAGCCTCCCGAGGAACTCATGGCGGACTTGGGTGAGCTGGTCACCAAGGCCATTATTCCTGGAGGCCCAGGCGGACCAGGGCGTCTGCGGATGCTCGTCTCCTATCCAGCCGATGCCCAGAGCGATACCATCGAGGGCTTCCTCAAGGCCAACATCCCCGAGATCAAGGATGCCGAACTCGCCCCCAACCAGTCCGAGATGCTGTCCGTTGTGATGCACAGGACACAATTGGGTCTCGATGAGGTGAGGGAGATACGGCTTCTCATTGGTCTCTGGACGCAGGCAGCGATCCGCCCGCTTGAGTTCGATAAGTTGTACTGGAGGCAGCGGCTCGGCTACGCCCAAAGATCACTGCAGATCACCCCCGCTCCACGCGCGTTCATTCTCAACCGGATTCTGCTCGCTCTGTGGTCCGGACTCGTCGAATGCCTGCCCGACGTCGAGAACCCGACGACTCTGAGAATCCGACCCCATCTCGAACTCCGCGAGCAAGTGCGCGCAATCGAGCTTGGGCTCCACTCATATGACCAGGCCTCGGGTTGGGCGAGTGTCGTTGACGCCTACGAGACGTTCGTCATGACAGCTTCGGACCTCGACCGGGACATCTGTTCCTCGATCATCACCGGCACCGACCCCCAATGGATCGCCTCGCGCACTTTCGTGGAACCAAGCGAGGATTTCGTTAGGTTTCTCGATGTCGCCAAGTTGCAGCCAAGCATTTTGCGGGGCATTCTCAACAAGCTCGAGGAAGACCGCCAAGATATGGCGAGCCACTACCTGAGCTTCTGGACGGACCTGTACCCCACCACACTCAAGCACCGGTTCGAGGCGACGAACGGGTACCGAAACCTCGCCGATCTCCTTGCGGTTTACGAGCAGCAGACGTGA
- a CDS encoding VWA domain-containing protein, with translation MARQTVRRASGLLAVVVLLVSPLAAGVAAADTDDASEIPPGLIVLLIDESGSLSEQDVAAEISSAGYLALADPSGNSQIAVVGFGSSNTTGQNAVQEYCAFTPSSGDSSRLLSACLDKVHPRSIQEGNDTDHAAALEHALELLEGERASDGSDYRKVVFLFTDGVLDVHNSPSYGSRDRDEEAWRIIEEDLLPRAEQAGIQVWPLGFGSADIGQLQRLAGGSAPADPRCSDPISTTPSAQVVTDLNDLDSILLDALAGSTCGDVEESTGPPEVNPGETVVRTLEIPPIATDVTITAIRGDARVTIEFLMPNGSPAPRQGSVDGQVFNHSTAETGTSEVLRVTDPIPGSWKVSFTAPEGLETQFIGARALWVGAVTALIDIDPQAPRQGSELLVELRLRTRREIVLDADTLEGLAFTATAQLENLPDTSIALRDDGMSGDRQTGDGVYSGFVSIADDYQGDGQIVGTVSGRGLIPDSRPVFFRVDPPTAPIFDVGLEIDPPTAMAPGESITGTVSAVNEGDPRRVRIGISDSNAAGANLELLEPLEFDIPSGVSDHSFTLQVGEGTADGQVSLKLQARTLPDQEVVASRTIVFDVSTPPPPPPPPAPPSFWAKHWWKFLFGFILLGAALIVARILQQRNRIPINGIAITAVGENETGGTIESESLKARRKHRHQIAFISRNAGGSPELKEVSPKAPNALIVRATRNEGLTLNVPKARPLRITLESPIEIGEGLSIVVRADQKTKDRILRSPNRSTPSIRSSTRIPNSSSTTTTTKPARRGPEKPDDGYGAI, from the coding sequence GTGGCCAGGCAAACTGTCCGGCGAGCATCTGGACTTCTAGCCGTCGTCGTCCTTTTGGTCAGTCCCCTAGCAGCAGGTGTAGCAGCCGCTGACACCGACGACGCCTCTGAGATTCCCCCGGGATTGATCGTCCTGCTCATTGACGAATCAGGGAGCCTCTCAGAGCAGGACGTGGCCGCCGAGATCTCTTCCGCCGGGTACCTCGCGCTGGCAGACCCCTCTGGGAATTCACAGATCGCCGTCGTCGGGTTCGGCAGTTCGAACACGACAGGGCAGAACGCCGTACAGGAGTACTGCGCCTTCACCCCGAGCTCAGGCGATAGCAGCCGGTTGCTGAGCGCCTGTCTCGACAAAGTCCACCCTCGATCAATACAAGAAGGCAACGACACCGACCACGCAGCTGCTCTCGAGCACGCCCTCGAACTCCTCGAAGGGGAGCGAGCCAGCGACGGTTCCGATTACCGCAAGGTTGTATTCCTCTTCACCGACGGCGTCCTCGACGTTCACAACAGCCCTAGTTACGGCTCGAGAGACCGCGACGAGGAGGCGTGGCGGATCATCGAAGAGGACCTCCTGCCGAGAGCCGAACAGGCCGGCATCCAAGTCTGGCCCCTCGGCTTCGGGTCAGCAGACATCGGGCAGCTCCAACGCCTGGCCGGGGGATCTGCACCTGCCGACCCCCGCTGCTCAGATCCCATCTCAACAACGCCATCCGCCCAAGTCGTCACCGATCTCAACGATCTGGACTCGATTCTCCTGGATGCCCTGGCCGGATCCACCTGCGGCGATGTCGAGGAATCCACAGGACCGCCGGAGGTGAATCCGGGGGAAACCGTCGTGCGCACCCTCGAGATCCCTCCCATAGCCACCGATGTCACCATCACGGCAATCCGGGGCGACGCCCGGGTGACGATCGAGTTCCTCATGCCGAACGGGTCGCCCGCCCCCCGCCAAGGATCCGTCGACGGGCAGGTCTTCAACCACTCGACCGCCGAGACCGGGACTTCGGAGGTACTGAGAGTCACCGACCCAATCCCAGGATCGTGGAAGGTGTCCTTCACGGCTCCAGAAGGTCTTGAGACCCAGTTCATCGGGGCGAGGGCTCTGTGGGTCGGCGCCGTCACGGCGCTCATTGACATCGACCCGCAAGCACCCCGTCAAGGCAGCGAATTGCTCGTTGAGCTCAGGCTGAGGACCAGGCGAGAGATCGTCTTGGACGCTGACACCCTGGAAGGGCTCGCCTTCACCGCCACCGCCCAACTTGAGAACCTACCGGACACATCGATTGCCCTCCGCGACGATGGGATGTCCGGGGATCGACAGACCGGCGATGGGGTCTACTCAGGGTTCGTCTCCATCGCCGACGACTACCAGGGCGACGGTCAGATCGTGGGCACCGTTTCCGGTCGAGGCCTCATACCGGACTCCAGGCCTGTATTCTTCCGAGTCGACCCGCCAACGGCCCCGATCTTCGATGTCGGTCTCGAGATCGACCCGCCCACTGCGATGGCCCCGGGAGAATCGATCACCGGGACCGTGTCTGCTGTCAATGAAGGCGACCCCAGGCGCGTTCGCATCGGGATCTCCGACAGCAATGCCGCCGGCGCCAACCTGGAGCTTCTGGAACCACTCGAGTTCGACATACCCTCGGGCGTCTCCGACCACTCATTCACTCTCCAAGTGGGGGAAGGGACGGCCGACGGTCAGGTGAGCCTGAAACTACAAGCCAGAACCCTCCCTGATCAGGAGGTCGTGGCCAGCCGAACGATCGTCTTCGATGTCTCCACACCACCACCCCCGCCACCCCCACCGGCGCCGCCGTCCTTCTGGGCGAAGCACTGGTGGAAGTTCCTGTTCGGCTTCATCCTCCTAGGGGCGGCCCTGATCGTGGCGCGGATCCTTCAGCAAAGAAACCGGATCCCCATCAACGGAATCGCGATCACCGCTGTTGGGGAGAACGAGACCGGCGGCACGATTGAGAGTGAGTCGCTCAAGGCCCGCCGCAAACACCGGCACCAGATCGCCTTCATCTCGCGAAACGCCGGGGGTTCCCCGGAACTCAAAGAGGTGTCCCCCAAGGCACCGAACGCCCTGATCGTTCGCGCCACACGAAACGAGGGGCTCACACTCAATGTGCCAAAGGCCCGGCCCCTTCGGATCACACTCGAATCACCGATCGAGATCGGCGAGGGTCTCTCAATCGTCGTGCGGGCTGACCAGAAGACGAAGGACCGCATTCTGAGATCACCCAACCGGTCAACGCCATCGATACGATCGTCGACCAGGATTCCCAATAGCTCTAGCACCACAACAACGACGAAGCCCGCCCGCAGGGGGCCAGAGAAGCCGGACGACGGCTACGGCGCCATCTAG